The Streptomyces sp. DH-12 genome has a window encoding:
- the pcaC gene encoding 4-carboxymuconolactone decarboxylase codes for MSETPPNTLQYRFDGPEDAPVLILGPSLGTTWHMWDRQVPELTRQWRVFRFDLPGHGGAPAHPAASVTDLATRLLATLEGLGVHRFGYAGCALGGAVGIELALRHPERLASLALIAASPRFGTADEFRQRGVIVRTNGLDPIARSAPERWFTGGFAAAQPAITEWSVQMVRTTDPGCYIAACEALASFDVRAGLGSVGVPTLVLVGSEDQVTGPAEARTLVAGIPDARLAVVPGASHLVPVEQPAAVTDLLVRHFSTAWQPLPETATGQTVLPAAAPRPPQTPAAVPPQPAPVAEIAPAAVPPQAQGVPDPYDTGIKVRREVLGDAHVDRILEQTDAFSEDFQKLVTRYAWGEVWNRPGLDRRTRSCVTLTALVAGGHLDELAVHTRAALRNGLTPDEIKEVLLQAAVYCGVPAASGAFRVARQVIREETTPPE; via the coding sequence GTGAGTGAGACACCACCGAACACCCTGCAATACCGCTTTGACGGGCCAGAAGACGCTCCGGTCCTGATCCTGGGTCCCTCACTGGGTACCACATGGCACATGTGGGACCGGCAGGTCCCCGAACTGACGAGGCAGTGGCGGGTGTTCCGGTTCGACCTGCCGGGGCACGGCGGCGCCCCCGCCCACCCCGCGGCCTCCGTCACCGACCTCGCCACCCGGCTGCTCGCCACCCTCGAAGGCCTCGGCGTGCACCGCTTCGGCTACGCCGGCTGCGCCCTCGGCGGCGCCGTGGGGATCGAGTTGGCCCTGCGTCATCCGGAACGCCTCGCGTCGCTCGCGCTGATCGCCGCCTCGCCCCGCTTCGGCACCGCCGACGAGTTCCGCCAGCGCGGCGTGATCGTGCGGACCAACGGCCTCGACCCCATCGCCCGCTCGGCGCCCGAACGCTGGTTCACCGGCGGGTTCGCCGCCGCTCAGCCCGCGATCACCGAGTGGTCCGTGCAGATGGTGCGCACCACCGACCCCGGCTGCTACATCGCCGCCTGCGAGGCGCTCGCCTCCTTCGACGTCCGGGCGGGACTCGGCAGCGTCGGCGTCCCGACCCTCGTGCTCGTGGGCTCGGAGGACCAGGTCACCGGGCCCGCCGAGGCCCGCACCCTCGTCGCGGGCATCCCGGACGCCCGGCTCGCCGTCGTGCCCGGCGCCTCCCACCTGGTGCCGGTGGAACAGCCGGCCGCCGTCACCGACCTGCTGGTCCGGCACTTCTCCACCGCCTGGCAGCCGCTCCCCGAGACCGCCACCGGCCAGACCGTGCTGCCCGCCGCCGCGCCCCGGCCGCCCCAGACGCCGGCCGCCGTCCCACCGCAGCCCGCCCCCGTCGCCGAGATCGCCCCGGCCGCCGTGCCCCCGCAGGCGCAGGGCGTCCCGGACCCGTACGACACCGGCATCAAGGTGCGCCGGGAGGTGCTGGGCGACGCGCACGTCGACCGGATCCTGGAGCAGACCGACGCCTTCTCGGAGGACTTCCAGAAGCTCGTCACCCGGTACGCCTGGGGCGAGGTCTGGAACCGCCCCGGCCTCGACCGCCGCACCCGCAGCTGCGTCACCCTCACCGCCCTCGTCGCGGGCGGTCACCTCGACGAACTCGCCGTGCACACCCGTGCCGCCCTGCGCAACGGGCTCACCCCGGACGAGATCAAGGAGGTGCTGCTCCAGGCGGCCGTCTACTGCGGCGTCCCCGCCGCCAGCGGCGCCTTCCGCGTGGCGCGGCAGGTCATCCGCGAGGAGACCACCCCGCCGGAGTGA
- a CDS encoding ABC transporter permease: MPALAGTAGLPYDPVLQALLLACMVSASFTITALSLALAVTLARPEVFGMLLGLVMMPLLFLSGAFFPLHALPGRAQALASVNPLAHGVDLLRRGIALRVPEHAAAGIEWFGRQPSLLLEAAALLTVGAAALAWAAHRFGRPERGGPASAPARRTGTRAPCRAEQEAGHEGPRAGPWPPRSPGGSAAALSSCRTSPSAGGHAGTAGGGGCTGTGGAEAVHPGAGRSRTPPAARGGTPVRPP; this comes from the coding sequence CTGCCGGCCCTCGCCGGAACGGCCGGCCTGCCCTACGACCCGGTCCTCCAGGCGCTGCTCCTCGCCTGCATGGTGTCGGCCTCCTTCACCATCACGGCCCTGTCCCTGGCCCTCGCCGTGACCCTGGCCCGCCCCGAGGTGTTCGGCATGCTGCTCGGCCTGGTGATGATGCCGCTGCTGTTCCTCTCCGGCGCCTTCTTCCCGCTGCACGCGCTGCCCGGCCGGGCGCAGGCCCTGGCCTCCGTCAACCCGCTCGCCCACGGCGTGGACCTGCTCCGGCGGGGCATCGCCCTCCGGGTGCCCGAGCACGCGGCGGCGGGCATCGAGTGGTTCGGCCGGCAGCCCTCCCTCCTGCTGGAGGCCGCGGCCCTTCTGACGGTGGGCGCCGCGGCCCTGGCCTGGGCCGCCCACCGCTTCGGCCGCCCGGAGCGAGGAGGTCCGGCCTCCGCTCCCGCCCGCCGCACAGGCACGCGGGCGCCGTGCCGCGCGGAGCAGGAAGCAGGACATGAGGGACCGAGGGCCGGGCCGTGGCCGCCTCGGAGTCCCGGTGGAAGCGCGGCTGCCCTTTCGTCGTGCCGGACGTCGCCGTCCGCAGGCGGTCACGCCGGCACCGCCGGGGGCGGCGGATGTACCGGGACCGGAGGCGCGGAGGCCGTGCACCCGGGCGCCGGCCGCTCCCGTACGCCCCCGGCCGCGCGCGGCGGCACGCCCGTACGGCCTCCCTGA
- a CDS encoding exodeoxyribonuclease III, with translation MRIATWNVNSITARLPRLLAWLESSGTDVLCLQEAKVAEDKFPVEQLRELGYESAVHATGRWNGVAVLSRVGLEDVVKGLPGDPGYDGSAEPRAVSATCGPVRVWSVYVPNGREVEHPHYAYKLRWLEALKAAVAGDAAGDRPFAVLGDYNIAPTDDDVYDRAAFEGSTHVTPAERAALASLRETGLTDVVPRPLKYDHPYTYWDYRQLAFPKNRGMRIDLVYGNEPFAKAVTDSYVDREERKGKGASDHAPVVVDLDV, from the coding sequence ATGCGCATCGCGACCTGGAACGTGAACTCGATCACCGCCCGCCTGCCGAGGCTCCTGGCCTGGCTGGAGAGCAGCGGCACGGACGTGCTGTGCCTCCAGGAGGCCAAGGTCGCCGAGGACAAGTTCCCCGTGGAGCAGCTGCGCGAGCTGGGCTACGAGTCGGCGGTCCACGCCACCGGCCGGTGGAACGGCGTGGCGGTGCTCTCCCGCGTCGGCCTGGAGGACGTCGTCAAGGGCCTCCCGGGCGACCCGGGGTACGACGGCTCCGCCGAGCCGCGCGCCGTCTCCGCGACCTGCGGCCCGGTGCGCGTCTGGTCGGTCTACGTGCCGAACGGCCGGGAGGTGGAGCACCCCCACTACGCGTACAAGCTGCGGTGGCTGGAGGCGCTGAAGGCGGCGGTGGCGGGCGACGCGGCGGGCGACCGCCCGTTCGCGGTCCTCGGCGACTACAACATCGCGCCGACCGACGACGACGTCTACGACCGGGCCGCCTTCGAGGGCTCCACCCACGTCACCCCCGCCGAGCGTGCCGCCCTCGCCTCCCTGCGCGAGACCGGCCTGACCGACGTGGTCCCGCGCCCCCTCAAGTACGACCACCCGTACACGTACTGGGACTACCGCCAGCTCGCCTTCCCCAAGAACCGGGGCATGCGCATCGACCTGGTGTACGGCAACGAGCCGTTCGCCAAGGCGGTCACGGACTCCTACGTCGACCGTGAGGAGCGCAAGGGCAAGGGCGCCTCGGACCACGCCCCGGTCGTGGTCGACCTGGACGTGTGA
- a CDS encoding transposase, with product MLSGRARARAKSGDGPVHSARIFKLAKDSAVKARTQATNQLKAILVIADPAPRKRLFGLGNRELFRTCARLGPGGGEDGENAVARATHMTLRMLAERIEQLTEQINELNQRLTRLVERHASQLLVPVGIGPDSAVTLLITMGDNPERLNTEASFAALCGVSPIEYSSGRRSTRRLNHGGDRQANAALHRIVFTRLRHDLRTQAYFERRIQEGKTRRETIRCLKRYAAREVFNLVRPVSRTPAL from the coding sequence GTGCTCAGTGGCCGGGCCCGGGCCCGGGCCAAATCCGGCGACGGCCCGGTGCACAGCGCCCGGATCTTCAAGCTCGCCAAGGACTCCGCGGTCAAGGCCCGCACCCAGGCGACCAACCAGCTCAAAGCCATCCTGGTCATCGCCGATCCCGCACCGCGGAAAAGACTGTTCGGCCTGGGCAACCGCGAGCTGTTCCGCACCTGCGCACGCCTCGGGCCAGGTGGCGGTGAGGACGGCGAGAACGCGGTGGCCCGGGCCACCCACATGACGTTGCGCATGCTGGCCGAGCGCATCGAACAGCTCACCGAGCAGATCAATGAGCTGAACCAACGCCTGACCCGGCTCGTCGAACGCCACGCCTCGCAGCTGCTCGTACCGGTGGGCATCGGTCCGGACAGCGCCGTCACTCTCCTGATCACCATGGGGGACAATCCCGAGCGGCTGAACACCGAGGCGTCCTTTGCCGCCCTTTGCGGAGTCAGCCCCATCGAGTATTCGTCGGGCCGTCGGAGCACGCGCCGACTCAACCACGGCGGCGACCGGCAGGCCAACGCCGCCCTGCACCGCATCGTCTTCACCCGCCTGCGCCACGACCTGCGCACCCAGGCGTACTTCGAACGCCGTATTCAGGAAGGCAAGACCCGACGGGAAACCATCCGATGCCTCAAGCGATACGCAGCCCGCGAGGTCTTCAACCTGGTCAGACCGGTTTCCCGCACCCCTGCGTTATAG
- a CDS encoding IS110 family transposase → MDTHGEVHVAAVISPLGKVLGTESFPATAAGYRQLLVWARKRGTVRRAGVEGTGTFGAGLSRYLLAQQVEVFEVNRPDRSARRLLGKSDPLDAQAAARAVLSGRARAQAKAGDGPVHSARIYKLAKDSAVKARTQAINQLKAVLVIADPALRERLSGLGNAELFRTCARLGPPDGGGDEDAVTQATHMTLRMLAERIEQLTAQINELNQRLTRLVERNAPQLLTPVGIGPDSAVTLLITMGDNPERLNTEASFAALCGVSPIEYSSGRRRTRRLNHGGDRQANAALHRIVFTRLRHDPRTQAYYERRTQEGKTRREIVRCLKRYAAREVFNLVRPVSRTPAL, encoded by the coding sequence GTGGACACGCACGGCGAGGTGCATGTCGCCGCCGTGATCTCCCCGCTCGGGAAGGTCCTGGGAACCGAGTCCTTTCCGGCAACGGCGGCCGGCTACCGACAACTGCTTGTCTGGGCTCGCAAGCGGGGGACGGTGCGCCGGGCCGGGGTGGAGGGCACCGGCACCTTCGGAGCGGGCCTGTCCCGTTACCTGCTGGCTCAGCAGGTCGAGGTGTTCGAGGTGAACCGGCCCGACCGGTCGGCCCGCCGGCTGCTCGGCAAGTCGGACCCGCTCGATGCGCAGGCCGCCGCACGGGCCGTGCTCAGCGGTCGCGCCCGGGCCCAGGCCAAAGCCGGCGACGGACCCGTGCACAGTGCCCGGATCTACAAACTCGCCAAGGACTCCGCGGTCAAGGCCCGCACCCAGGCGATCAACCAGCTCAAAGCCGTCCTGGTCATCGCCGACCCCGCTCTGCGAGAACGGCTGTCGGGCCTCGGCAACGCCGAGCTGTTCCGCACCTGCGCGCGCCTCGGCCCACCCGACGGTGGGGGAGACGAGGACGCGGTGACCCAGGCCACCCATATGACGTTACGCATGCTCGCCGAGCGCATCGAACAGCTCACGGCTCAGATCAATGAGCTGAACCAACGCCTGACCCGGCTCGTCGAACGTAACGCCCCACAGCTACTGACACCGGTGGGCATCGGTCCGGACAGCGCCGTCACTCTCCTGATCACCATGGGAGACAATCCCGAGCGGCTGAACACTGAGGCGTCCTTTGCCGCCCTTTGCGGAGTCAGCCCCATCGAGTACTCCTCCGGCCGACGGCGCACGCGCCGGCTCAACCACGGCGGCGACCGGCAGGCCAACGCGGCCCTGCACCGCATCGTCTTCACCCGGCTGCGTCACGACCCGCGCACCCAGGCGTACTACGAACGCCGCACTCAGGAGGGCAAGACCCGCCGTGAGATCGTCCGATGTCTCAAGCGGTATGCCGCCCGCGAGGTCTTCAACCTGGTCAGACCGGTTTCCCGCACCCCTGCGTTATAG
- a CDS encoding DUF6278 family protein, with protein sequence MKIPFLGKRRRKDELPGPEGLAELLAECALLRSQADREGVRLDDGPASLEALDQLVPRWRDDEDASDWLGNDAGLYLGTVIVRTVAGAAWDLRPDGQPVVRLVGGREFDVVDAGHRWAADGAPQLSQLYAEVAEG encoded by the coding sequence ATGAAGATCCCGTTCCTGGGCAAGCGGCGCCGGAAGGACGAGCTCCCCGGCCCGGAGGGGCTCGCCGAACTCCTCGCCGAGTGCGCCCTGTTGCGTTCCCAGGCGGACCGGGAGGGGGTCCGGCTGGACGACGGTCCGGCCTCGCTGGAGGCCCTCGACCAGCTGGTCCCGAGATGGCGGGACGACGAGGACGCCTCCGACTGGCTGGGAAACGACGCGGGGTTGTACCTGGGCACCGTGATCGTGCGCACCGTGGCGGGCGCCGCCTGGGACCTCCGTCCCGACGGACAGCCGGTCGTACGGCTCGTCGGCGGACGGGAGTTCGACGTCGTCGACGCGGGACACCGCTGGGCGGCCGACGGCGCGCCCCAACTGTCGCAGCTCTACGCCGAGGTGGCGGAAGGCTGA
- a CDS encoding MBL fold metallo-hydrolase, producing the protein MKLIKMSHSCVRLEKDGRVLVIDPGGFSEEDAAVGADAVLVTHEHPDHFDEGRLRTALEANPAAGIWTLKAVADQISAAFPGRVHTVGHGDAFTAAGFDVQVHGELHAVIHPDIPRITNVGYLVDGGRLFHPGDALTVPDHPVETLMLPVMAPWNKIAEVIDYVREVRPQRAYDIHDALLTDLARPIYDRQIGALGGSEHLRLAPGDAVRL; encoded by the coding sequence ATGAAGCTCATCAAGATGTCGCACTCCTGCGTCCGGCTGGAGAAGGACGGACGGGTCCTCGTCATCGATCCCGGAGGGTTCAGCGAGGAGGACGCCGCCGTCGGCGCGGACGCGGTGCTGGTCACCCACGAGCACCCGGACCACTTCGACGAGGGCCGGCTGCGGACCGCCCTGGAGGCCAACCCGGCGGCCGGGATCTGGACGCTGAAGGCGGTCGCGGACCAGATCTCCGCCGCGTTTCCGGGCCGCGTGCACACCGTCGGCCACGGCGACGCCTTCACCGCCGCCGGCTTCGACGTCCAGGTGCACGGCGAGCTGCACGCGGTGATCCACCCTGACATCCCGCGCATCACCAACGTCGGCTACCTCGTCGACGGCGGCAGGCTGTTCCACCCGGGCGACGCGCTCACCGTCCCCGACCACCCGGTCGAGACGCTGATGCTGCCCGTGATGGCGCCCTGGAACAAGATCGCCGAGGTGATCGACTACGTCCGCGAGGTACGTCCGCAGCGCGCCTACGACATCCACGACGCCCTGCTCACCGACCTCGCCCGCCCGATCTACGACCGCCAGATCGGCGCCCTCGGCGGCTCCGAACACCTGCGACTGGCCCCTGGGGACGCGGTCCGGCTCTGA
- a CDS encoding DUF6531 domain-containing protein, producing the protein MTLAERRRQVDEDRHERSPMREYMNAPEKKPRDEPHSRPDKNRVERGPAAESKVALQPLAAAAENPTWVSSWATAYPGMLSIGGQVKLPKRGSSYTGMWLYVLDEGGYPVVQQEIKKATDDPSGDTPDTGAWCYDWWASNSYPTDQCFWWAGSALGGILEDGKEYYAWVFLNSADGTSSPGGTTSPLVEAFYTPVIPGAQAGICTCYAQAHRADPVNTATGMFFEQLTDASLVSPGVPLALERTYRSDSSAVGLLGRGWATPFDAKLTVATGKVTYRTGDGASFVFTQNSDGTYAAPAGSAAKLVKGTSTYTITTPDHTKRTFDSSGRLTSVIDKVGKGLSLAYASGVLASVKDAAGRTTTFTPGTDGLLSKVSLPDGTSVSYGYTGGLLTSVTDPAGKASSYAYDANKRLSSYTDPAGGKVTNVYDTAGRIKSQTDQNDKTTTFTWDGKSESHTTAPDGGVWTDVYAGNVLMETIDPYGKSITYDYDRHLRPVAITDQRGNTTEMTYDSAGRMLTRSAPSALGYVESWTYDAAGNITSHTDGRKNKTTYTYNTSNQLTSTTDPLGGKTGYTYTPLGSLETVTTPRGKVTTYGYDTAGNRTSVTTPLGEKTTFTYDKAGRILAKTDPRGNVTGADPADFTTTYAYDGRGLLSSATDPLGRTTTYQYNGAEQLTSAKNPAGDTTTFTYDDAGHLTRTTDPAGNSVTRTYDASGRLSSQTDATGGKTTYTYDKVGRLLSSVSPRGNATGADPAAHTTSYTYDAAGNTINVTGPTGASTTTTYDAINRPLTVTDPLDHTTRYTYDANNNVTKITDAAGETVTSVYDKNNRLTSSTDQLGKTTTNAYDADGNLLSRTSPLGHKSSWTYDGDGRQATAVDPRGNATGADPAQYTTTYGYDPAGNPTTVTDPLGGVTTTAYDAVNKVVKQTDADKRATAYGYDKLGRLTEVTAPGGAVTTYGYDTVGNVTERTDANGHVTTYGYDAARRPTSVTDPLQRETTYAYDAAGNLTERTTPRGSTGYTYDPRGLLTKVDYSDSTPDATFGYDDAGQLTARANSKISEDFVYDAVGNLTKTRGFAYTYDAAGQMLTRKYSDGNTITYTYDNDGRTATMLADGKTTTYTWDPAGNLTRSALPNTETEDRTYDRAGRLTAVTSAKAGTTVTKTAHTLSPAGLPTHVDITRADVGTTGYDLTYDTAGRLTSGCFPQPWVAGCAASRATSYTYDKVGNRLTSTLGTTSTSYTYDAADQLTSTTTGTTTTAYDYDAEGNQTKKGADTYTYDLAGQISAATVGGAAYTYDHDAGGNQVATLKDGAVTHRTQWDPNAPLPILATEYDSAWSIKQSFRYDPLGQPTSVKTGAGTLFYYHHDTQGSPVDVTNSAGTLYQRWAYDPFGTRVLGTVTGGAPASPPSYTGARYETTTGNLDLHARQYDTATGRFTRPDPATRARTTPYISPYAYADNVPTLLTDPSGLTPDDPNNGRVDSLGEAAGIFGDAFVDVFKSPFVFLGDAHDAFTGQNGGAGAFVDKYLPVRPAYRLYRAEYMLRQQGCDALADLYAETAEELTQQIALVGIGGLTGWRRTAVNPSSGIAAEAGASAITRLLYGARKGEGLPGSAGVTIDRRPTVTELENLTIKHGVEFAVTYKLGPGPKGAGGQYFLYSGEVAAVRVPVSADTILIYHTHPGGTRWPSSADKALLELFESVGSPMRSSMVIPVGRNGLVTTFTKDGISEWSQLK; encoded by the coding sequence ATGACGCTGGCCGAGCGGCGCAGGCAGGTCGACGAGGACCGGCACGAACGGTCGCCGATGCGCGAGTACATGAACGCGCCGGAGAAGAAGCCCAGGGACGAGCCCCACAGCCGGCCGGACAAGAACCGCGTGGAGCGTGGGCCCGCCGCCGAGTCGAAGGTGGCTCTGCAGCCCCTCGCCGCGGCGGCCGAGAACCCGACGTGGGTGTCGTCCTGGGCCACCGCGTACCCCGGCATGCTGTCGATCGGCGGGCAGGTGAAGCTGCCCAAGCGCGGATCGTCGTACACCGGAATGTGGCTGTACGTCCTGGACGAGGGCGGCTACCCCGTCGTGCAGCAGGAGATCAAGAAGGCCACGGACGACCCCAGCGGTGACACCCCGGACACCGGGGCCTGGTGTTACGACTGGTGGGCGAGCAACTCCTATCCCACGGACCAGTGTTTCTGGTGGGCCGGCAGCGCGCTGGGCGGAATTCTCGAGGACGGCAAGGAGTACTACGCCTGGGTCTTCCTCAACAGCGCCGACGGGACGTCGAGTCCGGGCGGCACCACCTCGCCGCTGGTGGAGGCGTTCTACACTCCGGTGATCCCCGGTGCGCAGGCGGGAATCTGTACCTGCTACGCACAGGCGCACCGCGCCGACCCGGTCAACACGGCCACCGGCATGTTCTTCGAACAGCTCACCGACGCTTCCCTGGTGAGCCCCGGTGTGCCTCTGGCCCTGGAGCGCACCTACCGCTCCGACTCGAGCGCCGTCGGCCTGCTGGGGCGCGGCTGGGCGACGCCGTTCGATGCCAAGCTGACCGTGGCGACGGGGAAGGTGACGTACCGGACGGGCGACGGGGCATCGTTCGTGTTCACGCAGAACAGTGACGGCACATACGCCGCACCCGCAGGCTCTGCGGCCAAGCTGGTCAAGGGCACGAGCACTTACACGATCACCACGCCGGACCACACCAAGCGGACCTTCGACAGCAGCGGCCGGCTCACCTCCGTGATCGACAAGGTGGGCAAGGGCCTGAGCCTGGCGTACGCGTCCGGCGTTCTCGCCTCCGTCAAGGACGCCGCCGGCCGCACCACCACCTTCACGCCCGGCACCGACGGACTGCTGTCCAAGGTGAGCCTGCCCGACGGTACGTCGGTGTCGTACGGCTACACCGGCGGTCTGCTGACCTCGGTGACCGACCCTGCCGGGAAGGCGTCGTCGTACGCGTACGACGCGAACAAGCGGCTGTCGTCCTACACGGACCCGGCGGGCGGCAAGGTCACCAACGTCTACGACACCGCGGGCCGTATCAAATCCCAGACCGACCAGAACGACAAGACCACCACGTTCACCTGGGACGGCAAGAGCGAGTCGCACACCACAGCGCCCGACGGCGGCGTGTGGACCGACGTGTACGCCGGCAACGTCCTGATGGAGACGATCGACCCGTACGGCAAGAGCATCACCTACGACTACGACCGCCACCTGCGTCCTGTCGCCATCACCGACCAGCGCGGCAACACCACGGAGATGACGTACGACAGCGCCGGGCGGATGCTCACCCGCAGCGCCCCCTCCGCGCTCGGTTACGTGGAGAGCTGGACCTACGACGCCGCGGGCAACATCACCAGTCACACCGACGGCCGCAAGAACAAGACGACGTACACCTACAACACATCGAACCAGCTGACGTCCACCACGGACCCGCTGGGCGGCAAGACCGGCTACACGTACACCCCGCTCGGTTCGCTGGAGACCGTGACGACGCCGCGCGGCAAGGTCACCACCTACGGCTACGACACGGCCGGCAACCGGACCTCGGTCACCACGCCGCTGGGTGAGAAGACGACGTTCACCTACGACAAGGCCGGCCGGATCCTCGCGAAGACGGACCCGCGCGGCAACGTCACCGGCGCCGACCCGGCCGACTTCACCACGACGTACGCCTACGACGGCCGCGGCCTGCTCAGCTCGGCCACCGACCCGCTGGGCCGCACCACGACCTACCAGTACAACGGGGCCGAGCAACTGACGTCGGCCAAGAACCCGGCGGGCGACACCACCACGTTCACCTACGACGACGCCGGACACCTCACCCGGACCACCGACCCAGCCGGCAACTCCGTCACCCGCACCTATGACGCGAGCGGACGCCTGTCCTCCCAGACCGACGCGACCGGCGGCAAGACCACCTACACCTACGACAAAGTGGGACGCCTGCTGAGCAGCGTCTCCCCGCGCGGCAACGCCACCGGCGCCGACCCGGCCGCCCACACCACGAGTTACACCTACGACGCGGCCGGCAACACCATCAATGTCACCGGCCCGACCGGCGCGTCCACCACCACGACCTACGACGCCATCAACCGGCCCCTCACGGTCACCGACCCGCTGGACCACACCACCAGATACACCTACGACGCCAACAACAACGTCACCAAGATCACCGACGCCGCAGGCGAGACGGTCACCTCCGTCTACGACAAGAACAACCGACTGACCAGCAGCACCGATCAGCTGGGCAAAACCACCACCAACGCCTACGACGCCGACGGCAACCTGCTCAGCCGCACCTCCCCGCTCGGCCACAAGTCGAGCTGGACCTACGACGGTGACGGGCGCCAGGCCACCGCGGTCGACCCGCGCGGCAACGCCACCGGCGCAGACCCGGCCCAGTACACGACCACCTACGGCTACGACCCGGCCGGCAACCCCACCACGGTCACCGACCCACTCGGCGGCGTGACCACCACCGCCTATGACGCCGTGAACAAGGTCGTCAAGCAGACGGACGCCGACAAGCGCGCCACCGCCTACGGATACGACAAGCTGGGCCGGCTGACCGAAGTCACCGCTCCGGGCGGGGCGGTCACCACGTACGGCTACGACACAGTGGGCAACGTCACCGAGCGTACCGACGCCAACGGGCACGTCACCACGTACGGCTACGACGCGGCCCGCCGCCCCACCTCGGTCACCGACCCGCTGCAGCGGGAGACCACCTACGCCTACGACGCCGCCGGCAACCTCACCGAAAGGACCACGCCCCGCGGATCCACCGGCTACACCTACGACCCGCGCGGCCTGCTCACCAAGGTCGACTACTCCGACTCCACCCCCGACGCGACGTTCGGCTACGACGACGCCGGACAGCTGACCGCCCGCGCCAACTCCAAGATCTCCGAGGACTTCGTCTACGACGCGGTCGGAAACCTCACCAAGACGCGCGGCTTCGCCTACACCTACGACGCCGCCGGGCAGATGCTCACCCGCAAGTACTCCGACGGCAACACGATCACCTACACCTACGACAACGACGGCCGCACCGCCACGATGCTGGCCGACGGCAAGACCACCACCTACACCTGGGACCCGGCCGGCAACCTCACCAGGTCCGCGCTGCCCAACACCGAGACCGAGGACCGCACCTACGACCGGGCCGGCCGCCTCACCGCCGTCACCTCCGCCAAGGCCGGCACCACGGTCACCAAGACCGCGCACACCCTCTCCCCCGCGGGCCTGCCCACCCACGTCGACATCACCCGCGCCGACGTCGGCACGACCGGCTACGACCTCACCTACGACACCGCAGGCCGCCTCACCTCCGGCTGCTTCCCGCAGCCCTGGGTCGCCGGCTGCGCCGCGAGCCGCGCCACGTCCTACACCTACGACAAGGTCGGCAACCGCCTCACCTCCACCCTCGGCACCACCTCCACCAGTTACACCTACGACGCGGCCGACCAGCTCACCTCCACCACCACCGGCACCACGACCACCGCCTACGACTACGACGCCGAAGGCAACCAGACCAAGAAGGGCGCCGACACCTACACCTACGACCTGGCCGGGCAGATCTCCGCCGCCACCGTCGGCGGCGCCGCCTACACCTACGACCACGACGCCGGCGGTAACCAGGTAGCCACCCTCAAGGACGGCGCGGTCACCCACCGCACCCAGTGGGACCCCAACGCCCCGCTGCCGATCCTGGCCACCGAATACGACAGCGCCTGGAGCATCAAGCAGTCCTTCCGCTACGACCCGCTCGGCCAGCCCACGTCCGTCAAGACCGGCGCCGGGACGCTCTTCTACTACCACCACGACACCCAGGGCTCACCGGTCGACGTCACCAACAGCGCCGGCACCCTCTACCAGCGCTGGGCCTACGACCCGTTCGGTACCCGGGTCCTGGGCACCGTCACCGGCGGCGCCCCCGCGAGCCCTCCCTCCTACACCGGCGCCCGCTACGAAACCACCACCGGCAACCTCGACCTCCACGCCCGCCAGTACGACACCGCCACCGGCCGCTTCACCCGGCCCGACCCGGCCACCCGCGCCCGGACGACCCCGTACATATCGCCCTACGCCTACGCCGACAACGTCCCCACCCTCCTGACCGACCCCAGCGGACTGACCCCCGACGACCCGAACAACGGCCGCGTCGACAGCCTCGGCGAAGCAGCGGGCATCTTCGGTGACGCCTTCGTCGACGTCTTCAAGTCCCCCTTCGTGTTCCTCGGGGACGCACACGACGCCTTCACCGGCCAGAACGGCGGCGCCGGCGCCTTCGTCGACAAGTACCTCCCCGTCCGCCCCGCCTACCGCCTCTACCGCGCCGAATACATGCTCCGCCAGCAGGGCTGCGACGCCCTCGCCGACCTCTACGCCGAGACCGCCGAAGAACTCACCCAGCAGATCGCCCTCGTTGGGATCGGCGGCCTGACGGGGTGGCGACGAACTGCGGTCAACCCCAGTAGCGGCATTGCCGCAGAGGCGGGAGCAAGTGCGATTACGCGGCTCCTCTACGGGGCCCGTAAGGGCGAGGGGCTTCCCGGCTCTGCAGGCGTGACGATTGACCGCCGTCCGACGGTGACAGAACTGGAGAATCTGACCATCAAGCACGGGGTCGAGTTCGCCGTCACCTACAAGCTGGGGCCAGGCCCCAAGGGCGCCGGGGGGCAGTATTTCCTCTACTCCGGTGAGGTCGCCGCAGTAAGGGTGCCTGTCTCGGCGGATACCATCCTCATCTACCACACCCATCCGGGCGGGACCCGTTGGCCGAGCAGCGCGGACAAGGCGCTCCTGGAACTGTTCGAGAGCGTCGGGTCACCGATGCGCTCCTCAATGGTCATTCCCGTCGGGAGAAATGGGTTGGTAACTACTTTCACTAAGGACGGAATCTCAGAGTGGAGCCAGCTCAAGTGA